TCTTCAAACGGTTCATCAAGTAGCGTAACTTTTGTGTCTGCGTATAATGCTAAAACTGTAGTAACCCACTTCTTCTCGCCTGCAGATAGTTTCCAAAACTCTTTAGCTTTAGGTTTAATGTATGATAAAAGCTGTTGTACATCTTGATAATTACAGTTAAATGCATTGCAATATATCTTAACTAGATCGTCTAAATATGTTCCAGGTAATACATATGCGGATTCGATGTTTGTTGACATTAACCTAGGTACACTATTCTTAATCATATCTACACCATTAACCTCTATTAAACCATGGAGAGGTTTGTAAAGTCCTACAATAGTTTTTATTAGTGTTGTCTTACCAGAACCATTTGGACCAAGGATTATCGAGTTATTACTAAAAATAACAGAGGATATTGATAAAACTTTTCTATTAT
Above is a genomic segment from Ignisphaera aggregans DSM 17230 containing:
- a CDS encoding ABC transporter related (COGs: COG1120 ABC-type cobalamin/Fe3+-siderophores transport systems ATPase components~InterPro IPR003439:IPR003593~KEGG: pfu:PF0005 ABC transporter, ATP-binding protein~PFAM: ABC transporter related~SMART: AAA ATPase~SPTR: Q8U4R8 ABC transporter, ATP-binding protein), which encodes MIKLKDITVIFNNRKVLSISSVIFSNNSIILGPNGSGKTTLIKTIVGLYKPLHGLIEVNGVDMIKNSVPRLMSTNIESAYVLPGTYLDDLVKIYCNAFNCNYQDVQQLLSYIKPKAKEFWKLSAGEKKWVTTVLALYADTKVTLLDEPFEDLDPWLVRKLAEEIHKASKRKQIILTLHSIYLLKEFIDWDLFFMFEGSLYGSVKSQEVFKIEVVLGRDPDAVLVFRMHGEEYSLIKDGKGKGIPLREVSDLAQLYSRSRLGF